The region aaataccTGTAAACGAGtgctttatcatttttttgtaatttcaccacttttaaagtgaaaaaaatgaatatttttcaaaatattcttatgctgttgcattccagaagagtctactgcaaaaaaaaaaatgaagattaaaccagttctagatgtaatatctcatttCCGTcatcagcagtttccatattttagctcataagttagaaaaaaagccatatgcactcatcaaaagagccacatgtggctcccgagccctagtttccctacccctgcactaAAGGAAAGTCTTAATATCAAGTTTATGCTTCCCCGACTACTAAAATCTAAGATTGTGGAAACCAAATGGCCGTATACTCCTTGCTGGGAAAATGACGACATATGAAATACGTTTATTGAAGGTCACAAGCAATTACCCAAGCCGGTAAAAAGCTGGCATGTCTCACATGGCACCATTGCACTAACTCATTAGACGGCTTCTGCTGTTCAGAGTGGCTCTCAGGCCTATAAAAGAAGGCAGCTTGCTGTCCTCCAGCCTCCATTTTAACACAAATTCACAGGCCGAGCAGATATTAAACTAGTTGTATGAAGGTTAActgtactggaaaaaaatgtgggttTCTGGAAAGGCATTGTTGTGTGTATAGAGGACTTAATATACTTTGAAATGGCGTGCAATGAAGACAATTTAAATAGTATTTAAAGATCAACTACACTAGAAGAAGTGAATCCTGGGATGTCACACTAAACCAATATCAATATTTACTGGAGGGGGGAGGGGTGCTTTTTGGTGTCAGGTGTTGaccttaagttttttttcaggctGTGTTTTGTGTTATTATGGCAATGTTAATAAGAATTTTGGTAGCAAATGAAAATTTGAAGTAAATGTATGGAAGAAACATAAGAGAAAAGGGGGAATTGACATGCTGTAAGTATTGGTTTATATATAGCAGATTACGTTTTAACTGTGGGGATTTTTTAATGGGGTTTGTACAgacattgtgttaaaagaaaggcattttaatatataatacttATAGGGGTTGTGGGAAAAGAAGAACATAATACAGTTCTTGATGAAAACCAAGTTACATGTAATgcaaaatatttggattttaaattatatttcaattttggGAAGGGAAAAGGCTCaataaacttttttatttagattGACAGAATATTTTGACTCCTATTAGGAGTAGCatttaatacacacacacacaaacacacacacacacacacacacacacacacacacgttagGTGGATCATTAGAAcagcacatttaaaataaacatgaccattttctatttatggaaacatttttatttatttattaaattctCTATCTGTAAGTCAATGCAACATTATTTGAATTATACattcgacacacacacacacacacacacacacacacacacacacacacacacactcaagcaagtagtagaatttttaaaatgttgtcaaaCAGTTCTATTTTAACTTGGTCTTAAAAACTAATAActacaattaaaaatacataaccTCATCCAAAATAACTGCAAACAGGCAATAATCTAAACCaattaaattacatcatttgaaCATGAATTTAATAAATACTCAGAATTAATGCAAATACAAGAACGTTAATAGCAAGATATTCTTCAAATCGTTTACCTGCACAAATGGACTTTTATCAATAATACACATGcacattcttttattttttgctgtaaaAGGAATACAACACAACCCACATTCTCACACTTTACAAGAAATAAAAGTATTTACATTATAACTtattataaataaatgcaattgtTATGCATTCCCATTTAAATCGTGCAAATACTATACCTCAATTATTTATCGAAAATGCTAACTAATACTGACCTGTGCAGTCCAAATTCTGAGTAAACAAAACCATGCAGTTTCTAAAATGCCCAGTTGGAGGAGTCCTGCAGAACAACGAGATCAAAACTTCAGATGAAAATGATTGcgaacttaaaaaatacatgtttctttgctttttcaatGCAATaacatccacaaaaaaatgtcaatccaaTTCTCCCTGCCTTTTGTTTCCACTTGATGATCTTGCAAGCAGTGTTGGGGCAATAGTGGTGAAGGGGAAATGCATGGCATTTCTACCTTTAGCACGACTATTTTCTTTAACAAGCCATTTTTGCGAGCGTATAAAGCATTGCCTTGTACAGAAAAGTCTGCAAACATGCTGTGATAATACTCATCTTGCATGTACAATCCAAAAACTCTCGAAAtgtgtcactttttttaaaaacttatgGATTACATGAAGCCACCTTTGCTCTTTTCTTAAgtaaaaaacaacttttcttgCAAACCGAGCAACCTCTGCatgacaaaaaacaattaaaaatgtattttcacgatCATTTACAGTAGAATCAAATCAGTATTTGCAAATGAGGTATATTATAGTTGAATTTGTTGACATGCATTCAATTAAAAGTCACGTAAAATTATCAAATTTAATATCGATGCCAATTTAATAatcaccccccacccctaatataaatatacacgtAGTATATGCTTTTAAGATCTTACCAAGAGGCTGCACGTTGGATGAAACATTTCCCCTTTCTGCCTTGTACTTCCCCTATGCAAAATAAGCCAAAAGGACAGCTCCAAGCGGATAAGATTCTCATTGGCTGACGCCTTTTAGACGCTCGATGGCGACCAATCAAATTCAAGCACAACCACTGCGTCTCCCAGCTCAGATTGACGTAGTGGGAGGACGCGTCCAATTAATTCTAGCAAAGTCCTAACTCCTCTGGATCACTTCAATTTGCTTTTTATCGGATGAAGATCACCACTAGCGACCGATTCACGAGAGAGAAGCTCCTCGTAGACCCGgactattttttggggggtgggggtccaTTTAGTCGTCTGTGGAACACGGCAAAGGATATTTACAAACATTACGGAGAGGAAAGGGGCAAATGGGTAAGAAAAACGCcgtcaaaatgtaaaaacatgctttaaatgagcatttttttatggttttgcattttgcattttgtaaaaaaGTCTATATTGTTGGGTTATGTTTTTTCTAAGTGCATTTATTGTTTAAAAcgaattaaatatattttattatttgataGAGCAAACCTATGGCGAGGTGAACCAACTGGGCGGCGTATTCGTCAACGGAAGACCCCTGCCCAACGCTATCCGACTACGAATCGTGGAATTGGCCCAACTAGGGATTCGACCCTGCGACATCAGCCGTCAACTACGCGTCTCCCACGGCTGTGTCAGCAAAATCCTCGCTCGCTACAACGAAACAGGCTCCATCTTACCAGGCGCCATCGGAGGTAGCAAACCCCGTGTCACAACGCCCAATGTGGTGAAAAACATCCGGGAATACAAACAAAACGACCCGGGGATTTTCGCCTGGGAGATCCGAGACAGACTCTTAGCCGACGGGGTTTGCGATAAATACAACGTCCCATCAGTCAGTTCCATCAGCCGGATTTTACGCAACAAAATCGGGAATCTCTCCCAACCAGTGCAGTACGAAGGTGGCAAGCAAGGGTCCACACAGGGTGGGCTACCTTACAACCATATTTATCCATACCCTTACTCCAATGCTATGTCACCCACTGGCACTAAAATGGGGTCCCCTGCTGGGGTTCCAGTGACAGCAGGGCATATGAGCATCTCCAGAGCATGGCCTTCCGCGCATACGGTCAGCAACATCCTTGGGATTCGAGCCTTTATGGACCCAGCAGGTGAGCTTGACTACAGCACCCTCGAGCacaccttttttgttgtttttcttcttactTCTGCACAACCTGTTTGGTGGCACAATGTCCTTTTTAGGTTACTTTGAATGGGCCTTGTCATGCatgatgtgtgtgtgcaaaTAGATTCCTTACCGGTTAGATCCCCTCCTAATCCCACTATTGCTCATTAcacactttttcttttgacctttttcttgttatttgttCTTTTTCCTGTCTTTTAAATTGATGTATTGGCTTAGAAACATGCATGGATGGTTGGTAAATAATTACTGCATTtggatttttgtatttaaatgtgtgttttgcaaatatttgagGGAATTTACTCGTGTTTTATCTGTAGTGATATAATATTGCATCCTTAATTTAGTGCAATGGTTATGAAATGAGATTATTTACAAAGTATTTAATTATACATTGTATttaagtgagtgtgtgtgtgtaatcttGCAAAAACATGCCTTATTAGGCTTTTTATTTATAACGCATGCATTTATAGTGATAAAACTGCAACAAATGAAAGAtagtttgatttaaaaacatgcaattatattttttcctcttatttAAATTAGCTATTGCTGGGGCTGATGGATATCCGAGCAAAATGGAAGAATGGAGCAGCGTCAATCGTGCAGCTTTCCCTGCAGCTCACTCGGTCAACGGTATCGATAAATCGGCTATCGATGCCGATTTAAAATACGCACAGGTAATACGATTTTTTTGGGAGGTATCATATGGACTATAAAATGTTATTGGAGGGGTATTAGATGGTGTTTATTGTTGCTCCACAGCCTTCCTCCACGCTTTCTAGCTACGTGTCTGCGTGTGCATACTCGCCCACAAACCAGTACGGGGTGTATAGTGGTCCTGCGGGGGGCTATGTAGCCCCGGGGCATCATCATTGGCAACCCCAGAGCCCGGCTTTATCTCACCCGGGAAGCGCAATGAGTATGCACGCGGGCGAGATTCATTCTTCGATGGCCTTCAAGCACCACGCCCGAGAAGGTACACGCacatgagtgagtgagtgcatgAAGTGGAAATCTTTCTTTTTCCAATATAAAAATTGATATATGCATTATTTACTTGTTATGGTGTTTTAGGCCGagaagaatgatgttttttgtgcTAAAGGCAAGCAATATGAGTAGTTATTCTTAATATGGGTTATTGTAGTCTTGGGAAGTGTGTATTTTGAAGGAATACTGCTTTTTAAAAGGGAAATTAGTTTTGTTGATGTGgaatcataaaaatatgacattttaagacatttttgtttaaaaagacagtTTACACATATGCTTGTTTTATAAATTAGTTTAGAAATTATGTTTGGTGGATATGTAgaatcataaaaatatgaaatcataaaaaaatgtttaaaaagacagTTTCCACATAAAGTTACTCAGCCTTAAAGTTTAATATGCATGAAGTTATCACTGGAAATCTTGTTTTTATGGCCAAATTGAGCATCTACTAAATGGTTATGATTTGCAATAATGATTATTAAGAAAACTTGCATGTTCATATTTATCGCTGTTCATATTATATATTAAGAAGAAATCTCTAGCATGATCACTCTCTTAAAATCCACAACTACGCTCAAttattacaaataaaatgaaatatcatGCATAAGTGTTTAATTTAGTATAGTTTTTTTGCAACAACTACAAGTTGCAATTGGCATACATTGCATTTTTGGAAAGACAATATTTAGTttaatcagaaaccaagaacaaacataaataaaaaacatgaaacatgTTTAATAGGCATCTATTAACATACCACTTTTCACATAAATATagccttaaaaaacaacataacaggctgttaaacgaaaaaaaaaacatatataagtcgcacccaatTATCCGCAAGCCCagccaaactaaaaaaaaaaagtctgacttATCATCCGTAAAATTTGATATTCATTACtatatgtaattattattatagtcaTTATTTCCCCctctaaatatataattttcatACTTATTTCAGGGGAAAGGAAACCACCCAGTCCGCTTAGCAAGCAGCATGAAGACTTAAACAGTGTACATGGACTCAGTCTTCCtacctcatcatcatcataaccagggattttttttaccagctTCATAATCAGATTTAACTGAACTCATTTCAACTCCAGTAAGTCTGAACCCTGTCAAAGACGGGCCCTTTCTTCACGCTGTGGATGCAGTCAAGCCTGAGCTGGCTTTATGGCCTCATGAATGTAAGCTTTGCACGGACGCATCATTgctccgcaaaaaaaaaatacaaatattttgtcattaaactaaaagaaaaaataaaatgctcggcatgtccattttttcattgctaaaaaaaaataggcaaattTGTCCTAATCTTGCAGTAAAGGGGAGTAAAAAAAGCAGTTTGACATGTTAAATGAGACCTAAAAGCTTTTATTATATATAGTTTAATATTGAAAagcattaaacaaaataaaagttgtctTTAATTGCCATGTGTGCACGCTTTGGaaattttaaattggaaattaatctgaagaaaataaacatatgATCATTTCTTTAATAGGAGCAACcgtcaattgtttttttcttggaatTTTGCACTTATTTCTAACGACCTGGGAATTTAATTTATTCTAAAAGTAAACATAATAGTCGAGTTTCCCCGGGAATGATATTATTTGTTGTTAAGGTGCATAGTGAGAACTCAGGTGTAACCTTTTGTGTAGTTGGACGTAGCCTTGGCGCCTTTAAGCGATGTTATCTGACTTGTAAATGAGCGCCGATTGGAATCAAAAGGCTATGTAAAATACGACTAGTCTGCTTATACATAATATCACCAACTAGTATGaattgtaaacattttttctcaTCCACAAATGGCTTGATTCTTCTCCGTAAACTGCTGTGTTTTGCTTGGTGGTCTTCTTGAGGCTTTTTAATAGACGTCTTCACCCATTTATATTGCAGCCAAATTGTGTTTAGTGTTATTCGGAAGGCATTTTTACTGGTTTTGTCGTGAAAATGGTGGATAATATTTTGGTGGAAAGTCAGGGAGATGAACTACTGAGACATACTATCATTTAGGTCTATTGTTGTTTGGTATTTTTGACTTTGAGGTGTTGGCCTTGTCTTCTGCAAACATACATGCGTGTTTTGGAATTAAAGCATGGACTAAATGTCAATAGATCATCAGTTGTCAAAACCGAGTGTATTACATAACAGTGATGATGATAATACAGAAGAATTTTTTTCTGAAGTACTAAAAAGACTGCAGGATaatgctttaaaaacaaaattgcatGCTTGTTATGAGTTGTCGGCTTTATTGGGAAAATAGTTCATGATTTAGGTCAGTTTGGTGGATAGTAGTTAGCAGGTTTGGCTTCTTAgaggtccatttttttgggtatGTTGGCTGTTTTAAggttttatgttgttgtttgggTTTTGCAAGCAAATTGACATTTTCCAGGAATTGTAAATATTAATGAAGactctttttgttgtttaaaagTGAGTTTGACTCATCATTTGTGTCTTTCTGTCAATCTCTGACTTAAAATTAACTGGAATTGATAGTAGCTCAACTTTATTTCCACTGAGATTAAGACTTGTAAAATATGGATGAATTTATTACATggcttattttctttatataaaaaaacagtaatatGAAAGGAAAGACTTGTACgcaattaaaaagaataacatgGCTAATTTCTGAATACTTTTAAAGTCTTGTTTCTTATTCTATAACAGAATTTATATAGAAATAAGATGTATACTGCTTTAATTATAATCCCCTGATACATAGACGTACACACAATAGAATGCTCTATATAATATTGTCAATATAATATAGTATAACAATATTTAACCACAATTGTATTGGAATCCACTGATTGAAATGGAAATACTGCTTTAAGTAcaataaaaaggcaaaaaaatagaaatactgCTTTAAATAcggtaaaaaaaaggccaaaaaatagaaatattgctTTAAATACAGTAGAAAACGGCCAAACAATTAGAAATACTGCTTTAAATACAGTAAAAGAAggcaaaaaatagaaatactgctttaaatacagtaaataaaggCAAAAAATCCAATACTTGTTAAAATCATATCCCAAATATTGtccaaattcattcaaaaagaaaaattccAACATTAAAATCTGCTTGCACACAATGTGAGGTGTTAACATTTGTTATTTCACCATATTTTCTCCTCTTACTATTTGTCTAAATAATTGTGGTCAGGCCATTGAAGGAAATGCCCCACTGTTCCAATTTTTATTACATGACGTCGGTTTTGGGGGTCCTCTCCATGTATGCTGTATTtttcctcccccccccccttttttttgcaccGAGGCCCCGAGAGACCGACGACGTCCAAACATTAGCACGGCCGTTGAGCGCACACATGCTCCCCTACCAAAGTCGTTCATGTTTTCCCGGATACCACTTGGGGTTCAGAAAACACTCCTTCATGGTGGTGGGGCGACTTCCTGTGGGACTTAGCATCATCAATCAGCGATACCCCCCACTGTGTTCTCGGTGCAGGATGGGCAGCAGGTGGCCCCATTTTTGGATGGATGTTTCCTAGTCATTCGGAGTAAAAGTAAATTAACCGTAAGACTTTGCTGTCTAGAAATGGGGTGCTAAACTCTGTTTGGTTGACGGGCCATGTTAATGTCAATTAGATTGCATGTGTGCTGGACTAGTTTGATTTTGGTGAAAAAGTTGACCTATTTGGTGTTGGGAATATTTGGTAAGTCTGTGAAATATGATGGTTGGAAATCAAAGTTAAGTTGTGGTGTTCTGGTATATTTTGCTAGGTTTCACAAATGGCAATTTTGTAGTTTTCCACATGCATTTTTACTTGATTTGGGTTACTTGACGTTCATAATTATTTGGTCTTTTTTCCAGAAACTCTCAAAAATCAGCGATTAGAGGATGTAACATGTCATTGAAATATGATTTAAACAACATCTGAAATAGTTGTGATTATTGTCTTAGGTGTGTTAAGGTAAATATcacccattttttaaatgttataagCTACTGAGAGCATTTTGGATATGTTTGTTGGATATGTATGCTTCCCCATGACTAGGTTTATTGGTAAATGTTCCTCCTAAACAGCAATGGATGCAGATATAGTAAAacaatggtagcaaaatttgaCCAAGTAGCAAGAATTGATAGATGTGTCTCTTCAAAAAAATCTTTGGTTGGAAGCaaaatcttacaaaaaaatgcaacctcaAAATAAACATATTGTAACTCATATGCCAAAGGAGATAAAGTTAAAGttgtaaacaaaatgtatttatggaAGTATAACCTAAACaagtaaaatatgatttatCTGAAGAGACTACATTTACACAATTGAAACACAACttattaaacataaaaatggTTCTTAAACATAAAAAGCCAGTATGtcagatggattggacattaGAGCTGCCTATCTATCTTTTGACCAAAATGATGGACGTCTGTAATTGGATAGAATTTTCAAACTGACCGCGTACAGTCATCAAAAGCAAGAACGGGCCTTTCAATTAAACTCAAATGATCCGTCCCGTGTACATTTTTCAGTTGATGTGGGTCAAATTTTCCAGTATAAAACTCAATGCCTTTGACCTGATGTTGTGCACTGGGAGCATACCACTGTGCTGAACTATGGGGGGTGCAGATTCTTCTTCCGATCAAGTAGAGGTCAACCTGGGACTGCAGCGTCAAGTCAGTTCAGGTCAGGTCAGGTGAGACGCGTCTCGGAAAAAGACAGAAGTTGGCTTGCCGTCACATTGAATGTCAGCACTACTTCATTCTGTCTTAAAGTTTCACATAAATGGAATCACCATGGAAACGGCTTCCAGACCTGTACAACAGTGGAACATGGTGTCAAGCCTAGTGTAATATTCAACATTTTGTTTATGGTAACCATAAATTATTCTAGATTGTGGGGATCCAATACAActttagaaatatatatatatatatatatatatatatatatatatatatatatatatatatatatatatatatatatatatatatatatatatatatatatatatatatatatatatatatatatatatatatatatatatatatatatatatatatatatatatatatacctaaaACTGGATTTTTCTGGCCTTCTGTGTATTGCCAAATCAACAATATTATAAACAAATTTGacagtgagaaaaaaacaatgattgtcCCATTTTAGACTGGATGCAGTAATACTTATATGGATCTCATGCGCCCTTACATGGATTGCGCCCTGGGCAGTCACCCAAATTGCCCAtagcaaaaaataccaaaaaataatgcaaGGTGGCTTGCAAAGGGGTTCACCATTGATTCCTCATTCCTGAATCATCTTGTAAAtccgtgtgtatatatgtctgcCATGCAAAAATTCATCTGCTATTTACTTTTCTTTGCGACTATCCCCGACGTTTCTATTGCAGCTCTGGAGTCTGCAGGATGATGAATGTGTCTTCTCCATGTTCCTACTTGTTCTGCGAGCTCACCACATCAACCGGATGCTCCAAGAACCAAAACGGTTCGTGAAGTTTGATTTTTCAAACAGAAACAtatcatttcatattttatctcGAGAAGTTCCAGTGGTGAGTAAATTATGATTAGAATCAATGACAGAAAACTTGGGAGTTCAGAAGTAGAagaatatttgttatttttctgtgaattaaatacattggaaaCAAAATAAGTTAATATTTACTGCCAAATATGAGATAATGTTGAAGAGTTActctctattttggaaaatatgtattttttgagtaaaaaatcaattaaaaaatcaattaaaaatagtttttccaccaaaattctttataacatgaaaaaaatagaagaaagcaataaacaatgttgtaaatgttgagGTCAACACTGTTTCTCAACAGTTTTTGATTCATAATTCAT is a window of Stigmatopora nigra isolate UIUO_SnigA chromosome 13, RoL_Snig_1.1, whole genome shotgun sequence DNA encoding:
- the pax1a gene encoding paired box protein Pax-1a isoform X2, with translation MEQTYGEVNQLGGVFVNGRPLPNAIRLRIVELAQLGIRPCDISRQLRVSHGCVSKILARYNETGSILPGAIGGSKPRVTTPNVVKNIREYKQNDPGIFAWEIRDRLLADGVCDKYNVPSVSSISRILRNKIGNLSQPVQYEGGKQGSTQGGLPYNHIYPYPYSNAMSPTGTKMGSPAGVPVTAGHMSISRAWPSAHTVSNILGIRAFMDPAAIAGADGYPSKMEEWSSVNRAAFPAAHSVNGIDKSAIDADLKYAQPSSTLSSYVSACAYSPTNQYGVYSGPAGGYVAPGHHHWQPQSPALSHPGSAMSMHAGEIHSSMAFKHHAREGTRT
- the pax1a gene encoding paired box protein Pax-1a isoform X1 produces the protein MEQTYGEVNQLGGVFVNGRPLPNAIRLRIVELAQLGIRPCDISRQLRVSHGCVSKILARYNETGSILPGAIGGSKPRVTTPNVVKNIREYKQNDPGIFAWEIRDRLLADGVCDKYNVPSVSSISRILRNKIGNLSQPVQYEGGKQGSTQGGLPYNHIYPYPYSNAMSPTGTKMGSPAGVPVTAGHMSISRAWPSAHTVSNILGIRAFMDPAAIAGADGYPSKMEEWSSVNRAAFPAAHSVNGIDKSAIDADLKYAQPSSTLSSYVSACAYSPTNQYGVYSGPAGGYVAPGHHHWQPQSPALSHPGSAMSMHAGEIHSSMAFKHHAREGERKPPSPLSKQHEDLNSVHGLSLPTSSSS